The proteins below are encoded in one region of Apostichopus japonicus isolate 1M-3 chromosome 22, ASM3797524v1, whole genome shotgun sequence:
- the LOC139963362 gene encoding putative D-/L-hydantoinase subunit A, which translates to MKSLIIGADVGGTNTDVVCMQDKTVIAFEKVPTTDDVTTGLQMAISNALSKLPKGEWSVTMVNIGTTHFVNALVQRVQLAPVAVVRLCGPSSVDFGPFDDYPDDLSAVIGAKCYFVNGGYQVDGSIITEVHEEEIIPVIQELKDSKIENIVISGIFSPVNNNQEKQVEQIFRKHYSGVSLTLSSDVGSIGLLERGNAAILNESFKPLCNRIISALSLALRELKLDCPFFFTQNDGTLVSPVEASDFPIRIMGCGAANSIRGASHLSGIQNGLVVDIGGTTTDIGSLNGGFPRQTSSVVSKAGLDLNCTMPDVLSIRLGGGSVVCPKPLINSIKVDVGPKSVGHTLTEAALTFGGSTLTATDVASAYLKVDVGDRDKVKVTTSVLEEANEVIQCMLEESVDRMKLSKEAVPVICVGGGSILRDKNRKVPGVTEFIQPPYYQVANAVGAALCQVSSCEEILLNMTGLSNTKALEKLWTRAFEKCLMNGAKRESIRVIEEDIGKMHLPGNITGAKVKVVGDFTDEALIKSKETTSAFLRSTRNLEAAVPKFQRVSQFLDEDPIQPQVPQVDEKTGEWILSEYDVQCISIGTAILGCVAEETQESEGLE; encoded by the exons ATGAAGTCCCTGATTATTGGAGCTGATGTCGGAGGGACAAACACCGATGTAGTCTGTATGCAGGACAAAACCGTTATAGCTTTTGAGAAGGTGCCCACCACTGATGATGTAACAACAGGTTTACAGATGGCCATTAGCAACGCTCTCAGCAAGTTACCTAAAGGAG AATGGTCTGTCACCATGGTGAATATTGGCACAACACATTTTGTCAACGCCTTGGTCCAACGCGTTCAACTTGCCCCTGTTGCTGTAGTTCGACTCTGTGGGCCTTCATCCGTGGACTTTGGCCCTTTTGATGATTATCCCGATGATCTGTCAGCCGTGATTGGTGCTAAGTGCTACTTTGTGAATGGTGGTTACCAAGTGGATGGTTCCATTATAACAGAGGTACATGAAGAGGAAATTATTCCTGTCATCCAAGAACTTAAAGACAGCAAGATTGAGAATATTGTAATTTCAGGAATATTTTCCCCAGTGAATAATAACCAGGAGAAACAG GTAGAACAAATATTCAGAAAGCACTATTCTGGAGTAAGCTTGACCTTGTCCTCTGATGTTGGATCCATTGGTTTATTAGAGAGAGGAAATGCTGCCATTTTGAATGAATCATTCAAACCACTATGCAACAGGATCATCTCTGCCTTGTCTCTGGCACTCAGAGAACTGAAATTGGATTGCCCTTTCTTTTTTACTCAAAATGATGGCACATTAGTCAG TCCTGTAGAAGCTTCAGACTTCCCCATCAGGATAATGGGATGCGGTGCTGCCAACAGCATCCGAGGAGCATCTCATTTATCTG GTATCCAGAATGGATTAGTGGTTGATATCGGAGGAACCACCACTGATATTGGGTCCCTCAATGGAGGCTTTCCTAGGCAAACATCATCCGTTGTTAGCAAGGCTGGTCTAGATTTAAACTGCACAATGCCAGATGTGTTGAGCATCAGATTAGGTGGTGGATCAGTTGTATGTCCGAAGCCATTGATAAATTCT ATTAAGGTTGATGTGGGTCCTAAAAGTGTTGGACATACACTGACTGAGGCGGCTTTAACATTTGGTGGATCCACTCTTACAGCCACTGATGTGGCCTCTGCCTACTTGAAGGTGGATGTTGGGGACAGAGACAAAGTGAAAGTGACCACATCTGTTCTAGAGGAGGCAAATGAAGTGATCCAGTGTATGCTGGAAGAATCTGTAGATCGCATGAAA CTAAGCAAAGAAGCTGTTCCGGTAATATGTGTCGGTGGTGGAAGCATTCTCAGagacaaaaacagaaaagttccTGGAGTGACAGAGTTCATCCAACCTCCATATTATCAG GTTGCTAATGCAGTTGGTGCAGCATTGTGCCAGGTGAGCAGCTGTGAAGAAATTTTACTGAATATGACTGGATTAAGTAACACAAAAGCCTTGGAAAAGCTGTGGACACGTGCCTTTGAGAAATGCTTGATGAATGGAGCTAAAAGAGAATCCATAAGG GTCATCGAGGAAGATATTGGGAAAATGCACCTGCCAGGAAACATCACTGGTGCTAAAGTGAAAGTTGTTGGAGACTTCACTGATGAGGCCTTAATCAAAAGCAAGGAAACCACCTCTGCCTTTCTTCGTTCAACTCGTAATCTTGAAGCTGCAGTCCCCAAGTTTCAAAGAG TCTCTCAATTCTTAGATGAAGACCCTATTCAGCCGCAAGTTCCACAAGTTGATGAAAAGACTGGGGAATGGATTCTATCAGAGTATGACGTGCAATGTATCAGCATTGGAACTGCCATACTTGGTTGTGTGGCGGAGGAAACCCAAGAATCGGAGGGCTTAGAGTAA